DNA sequence from the Methanolobus sp. ZRKC5 genome:
TCCTGAAATACGTGATGATGTGCTTACACTTCCAGGTGTAAAAGAGGTATATGAGACCGATATACTTTTCAGAAATCGCTTTCTAATAGACCGGGACTTGCATGGGATGGGATGGGTTACAGCAGACTCAGTTTCTGAGAGTCCCTTTTCCCGCGATAAAATTTATTGTGATTCAGTTTTCACTGCTTCTTCACTTGAGGAGATAGAAAAACTATCAATTGCTCCTCTTAAATATCTGTCATTTGATATTGAGTGTCTTCCTATAGGGGGCTCCATGCCTGTTCCGGAAACATCTCCTGTGATAATGGTGAGCATGTCATTCAGCCCTGCATTCGAGGGTAATGATACTATTGTCCTTGTTGCAAAAAAGGTTGAAGGAGTAAGTGCTGATGTTGAATGTTTCGATTCGGAAACTTTAATGTTGAATCGCTTTTTTGAGATATTTCAGGAATACGATGCAGATGTCGTATCTGGCTATAATATTAATGGATTTGACATTCCTTACATTGCAGATAGGGTGACTATGCTTGCAGGTTCTGGGAAAAATGTAAGATCATCAGTGGGTCGTGACGGAAGGATTCTTAGCTATCGTAAGATAGGCAATCGGACCATGGTCTCTATTCCCGGAAGAGTTGTGGTGGATACGCTTCCATTAATAAGAAGCCAGTACAGCCTTAAACGCTACACTCTAAGGAACGTCGCAAAGGAACTTCTTGATAAGGAAAAACTCGATGTGGCACCATCTGATATGGAAGAATACTGGAATGACTCCGGGGAAAAAGTGCTTAAATTCATAGATTATTCACGCAGGGATTCTGAGCTTGCCATGGAGCTGCTACTGAAGCTGCAACTTCTTGATAAGCACATTGCTATAGCTCAGGTAAGTGGTTCTTTAATTCAGGAAGTAGTGGATGGCGGACAGACATCTATGGTAGATAACTTGCTTTTAAGGGAATATGGTAAGCAGGGTAGGGTAATTCCTCCAAAACCCAATGATGACCTTGTTTTCCTGAGAAATCGTAGCAGTGAAGGTCTCAAAGGTGGGGCAGTCCTTGAGCCAAAACGTGGTCTTCTTGAAAACGTTGTAATTCTTGATTACAAATCACTTTATCCAACTATTATGATGGCTCATAATCTCTGTTATACCACAGTTGTAGAGCAGGACCGGCCGGATGGGGGAACTGTAAAACCTCCTTCGGGTGGGGAGTTTGTGTCTGCCGAAGTCTCAAAAGGCATAATGCCTTCTATTCTTGAAAGGTTACTGCAGCAAAGAGTAGAGACCAAGGTAAAGATGAAAAATGCATCAAATGATTCGGAATATCGTGTTCTTGATGCCACTCAGCTTGCTTTGAAGATATTACTCAACAGTTTTTATGGTTATTCAGGTTATACGAGGGCAAGGTTATACAGCCTTGCTCTTGCAAATGCTGTAACAAGCTTTGGAAGGAATAACATTCTCGATACTCGTGCCCTTATCAATGGCACTATCAGTAAGGTTATACTGAGGGATGGTTCTGCGTATTTCACTGAAGAGCTTTCTTCTATCAGCAACGATGATAATATTGTATCCCTATCAGTGGTTTATGGTGATACTGACAGTGTATTTGTTCAGTGCAGCTCTAAAACGGAAGTCTCTCTTGATGATGCCGGGCTTGTAGGTAGCAGGATTGCAGCAACCGTTTCTGCTTCACTTCCAGATCCGATGGAGCTCGAGTTTGAATCTATTGCAAAACGTGCATTGTTCATCGCTAAGAAACGGTATGCTATATGGGTGTTTGAACGATCGGGTGATGAATGGAAAGATGGCATAAAGGTCAAGGGAATGGAAACTGTTCGCAGGGACTGGTGCGGTCTTACTTCTAAGACCCTGAACAAAATCCTTGGAATGGTTCTTAAGGAAGGCAATATAGATGGTGCTGTCCATCATGTGCGCAGTGTTGTTGATGGTGTGAGAAATATCGATGTAAAGAATGATTCTGATATTATCGATGATCTAACTATGACTCGTATGTTCTCTAAAAAAGCTACGAGTTATAAGAACAAACAGCCTCATTTGACAGTTGCAGAAAAAATAGAGCGCAGGACAGGTTCTCCTCCTCCTGTGGGGGAGCGCATACCATTTGTAATAGTGGCAGGAAAAGACATGTTTGTAAACCGCGCTGAAGACCCTGAATACGTCAGGGAGAACAATATTCCCATTGATGTGGACTATTACATAAAGAAGCAATTGCTGCCACCAGTGGAGCGGATACTTGGTGTATTCGGGGTTGATATTGCAAATCTGGACTATGACTCCAAACAAAAGGGCCTGTTCGACTTTTCAGATAAGCCACAGGATTCTCCCATCAAACGCATTAACAAAAAAGAGGTGGAGGTTCAATCTCCACAGCCATCAGAAGAAAAGAAATCCCAAAGCTCCCTGTTTGATTTTTAATTGAGGTCCACTCTTTTCCCGGATACGCTATACACCACGCTCTCACAAATATTGCATGCGTGGTCACCTATCCTTTCAAGGTAGCGAAGGACGAACAAAAGATGTGATGCATTGGTTATTATGGTGTCATCCTTTATCATCATCTCAATAAGTTCTTTTTCTGTAGCATAGAATGTTCTGTCGATTTTATCATCTCTTTTTGCAGTGGACGTTGCTAACTCAACATCATTACTTGCGAATGCTATCATTGCCTGCTCAAGCATATTTTCGGCGGTCTCTGCCATTTTAGGTATGTTAATGAGTGGTTTGATGTGTTCGCCTTCAATTCTTTCTGCGACTTCAGCAACATTGACTGCAAGGTCACTCATTCTCTCAAGGTCAATTGTAATCTTAAGGCAGGCGGTGACAAATCTCATATCGCCTGCTGTGGGACTTTGGAGTGCTATGATATGAGAAATGCATTTCTCTATTTTCATTTCGTAATCGTCAATTGCCTGATCTCCATCTATAACACTTTTTGCAAGCTCCATGTCAAGCTCTTTCAGAGCTTTCATAGAGTTATTTATGGCATCCTGGGATAGTTTTCCCATCTGTGTTACATTATTTTTCAGAATACCAAGCATTTCATGGTACTTTGTACGTGTCATTTCTTCACCCAAATCTTCCCGTTATATAATCTTCCGTTGATTTTTCCTGTGGACTTTCAAATATTTGCTCTGTCTTGTCAAACTCCACAAGATCTCCTGTAAGGAAAAAACCAGTGTAGTCTGATATCCTGGCGGCTTGCTGCATATTATGCGTGACAATGACAATGGTGTAGTCTTTTTTAAGTTCGAGAATCAGCTCTTCAATTTTGCCTGTGGATATTGGGTCCAGTGCACTACAAGGTTCATCAAATAGTATAACTTCCGGTTTGACTGCAAGGGTCCTTGCTATGCACAATCTTTGTTGTTGTCCACCACTAAGGTCAAGGGCAGATTTGTCAAGCCTGTCTGATACTTCTTCCCACAGAGCCCCTGATTTGAGTGCTTCCTCTACAATGCCACCTATATTTTTTTTGCTTACGCCGTGAATGCGTGGTCCATAGGAAATGTTATCTTGTATTGACATGGGGAATGGATTTGGTTTCTGGAATACCATCCCCACTCTTTTCCTGAGATCAACCACATCCACCTCATTTGAATATATGTTTTGATTGTCAATATGTACTTTTCCTTCAATACGGCAGCCCTTAATAAGGTCGTTCATCCTGTTAAGGCATCTCAAAAACGTTGATTTACCGCAACCCGATGGGCCTATAAGTGCCGTGACACTGTTTTTTGGTATGTCTATAGCTATGTCGTGGAGAGCATGGTTGTCTCCGTACCAGAGGTTAAGGTCATTGACCTCTATTTCTGTACCGTTATCGTAAGTTTCTGGCATGTATTATCCTCTTAAATATATGTGTGATTTTAGGATGTGGCAAAATTCATCTCTGTAATTTTTTCCTGTAGTGTGATCTCAGGCTTACTGCAACAACGTTCACACAAAGTACAATTATAAGCAGTATAAGTGCTGTACCATATTGGATTGGTCTTGTCTGAGCAATGCTGGTGCCTGATGTGGCAAGCACGTATAGGTGGTATGGCAGTGCCATGAATTGTGAATATATGGAATCCGGGAGTCTTGGGAGGAAATAAGCTGCTCCTGTGAGTAATATTGGTGCGGTCTCGCCTGCAACTCTTCCAATGCTAAGTATCGCACCGGTTATCATTCCGGGAATTGCTGCAGGAAGGACGACTCTTCTAATGGTTTCCCACTTAGTGACTCCAAGGGCAAGTGAAGCTTCTCTATATTCTTTGGGAACTGTCAGAAGGCCCTCCTGACTTGCTCTTATTATTACGGGCAGGATTAACAGTGCAAGTGTTAAAGAAGCAGAAAGTATGGAAGCTCCAAAACCCAGATACTTCACAAACATTGCCAGACCAAACAGTCCAAAGACCACAGACGGTGTTCCTGCAAGATTGCTGATTGCCATTTCAATTGCCCATGTGGTTTTTCCAGGCTGTGCGTACTCTGTAAGGTAAATGGCAGCTAGCATTCCCAGTGGCAGGGCAACTGCCATTGAACCTACTATCAGATACATTGTTCCTGCTATGGCAGGGTAAATGCCACCTTCTGTCATTCTACTTTTGGGCATGCTGGTTATAAATTCAAAGCTGAGGGCGCTGTATCCGTTGGATATGATGTAATATAGGATTACCAGGACAAATGCAACAACCATTCCGGTTGCGATTTTCAATAGCGTAAAGGCTATTTTTTCATTGATTTTTGGATTGGAGAACATGGTTATCACAGGTCGAACCTATATCTCCTTTTTATGTAGTTGGCTATGATGTTGATTATAAATGTAGTTATGAAAAGTACAGAACCGATTGCAAAAAGAGCATGAAAGTGATCACTTCCCTGGGGAACTTCTCCCATTTCCAGTGCAATTGTAGCAGTCATGGTCCTTACAGGTGCAAATAATCCAGAGGGGAATCCGGGGATCACAGCTGAATTTCCTGTAACCATCATAACTGTCATGGTTTCGCCGATGGCTCTTCCAATTCCCAGCATAACAGCTGCCGATATGCCTGAAAGTGCTGCAGGTACTGTTACTTTGTATATTGTCTGCCATTTTGTGGACCCAAGTGCCAGTGATCCTTCTTTTATGGCTCGTGGGACTGAACTGATGGCATCCTCTGATATGGATATTATTGTGGGAAGTGCCATTATTCCAAGCATTATTGAACCCGTAAGTGCTGTTTGTCCAGTTGGTATTTGTAGTGTCTTCTGGACAAAAGGGACGAGTATCACAAGACCAAAGAATCCGTAAACAACGGATGGAATGCCTGCAAGTATTTCTGTAACTGGCTTTAGAACACCCGCGATTTTTGGGTTAGCAAGTTCTGATATGTAAATTGCTGTTGCTATTCCCAGTGGTACTGAAAATAATATTGCTCCTACAGTTACTATCAATGATCCCAAAAACAGTGGTAAAAGTCCGAAATGTTCGGGATCTGATGTAGGGTACCACTTTGTATCGGTAAAAAAACTACTGATCGGGTATTCTTTAAATAGGAGCAATCCATCGCGGAATAAAAAAATACAAAGGAGGAAAAGGGCTACTACTGCCACTGCGCCAGATGCAAAGAGTAGTGACTCAATGCCCTTTTCCTTAAAATATCTGTTTAACATCTATTCCTCTGATATTGGGTGGTTTTAATTTACCGGGAAGTATCCGACATCTGATACTATGTCCTGTCCTGTAGGACTCAATACGTAGTCAATGAATTCTTTAGCAAGTCCTGCAGGATCACCGTTTGTATAGTAGTAAAGTGGTCTTGCAAGTGGATAATCTCCGCTAATAATGTTTTCAGGGGTGGCTTCTACAAAGCCTTCTCCGCCATCAAGTGCAAGTGCTGCGATGTTTTCACCAAGGTATGCGTAACCGATGTATCCGATAGCGCCTGTGTTCTGAGCGACTTCCTGTACGATTGCACCGGTAGCTGGCTGTACAAGTGCATCCTGGCGGTATTCTTCATCGAGAAGTACTTCTTCCTGGAAGTATCCGTAGGTTCCTGAACTGCTGTCACGGGTAATTACTGTGATTATAAGGTCTTCTCCACCGACGTCTGCCCAGTTACTAATACTTCCGTCGTAAATGCTCTTGAGCTGATCGAATGTAAGTTCTGTTACCGGGTTCTCAGGGTTTACTACAACTGCAATCCCATCCCATGCAACAACATGTTCTACAGGTTCAATGCCATTTGCCTGTGCATTTTCCATTTCGGAGTCCTTGATATTTCTTGAAGCCATTGCAACCTCTATCTCTCCATCGATAAGTGCAGCAATTCCTACTCCTGAGCCACCACCAATGATTGTGATGCTTGTGTCAGGGTTTGCATACATAAACTCCTCAGATTCTGCCTGGGAAAGTGGGAGTACCGTGTCTGAACCCTTTATTATGATTGCTTCTGAGTCTGTGGTCCCTTCCTTATCTACACAACCGATGCCTATGAAGACAGTTGCAATAATTAACAGTACAGCAGAACATATTGTTATGTTCTTCAATAATTTTCCTGATATCATATCTGATTCACCATTTTTAGAGGTTTATTAATTGTCAGTGAATCATAACAAAATCGATACATAAGGGTTATGTCTGTACAATATATATTCGTACGGAATATGCCATTGTGTATTGTTTCTATGTATTCATATCGTTTCTATATATATTGTGTATTATGTGTTTCATTTACTCTTGTCATAAAAGGCATATACTTATACTGAAATATAGGACACTATGCCTGATATTCTGATAAAGAACACAAAAGTTTTCTTTAATAATTATCTTCAGCCGGCCGAAGTCCTGATAGAGGATGGCAAGATCATTCAAATATCTAAAAAAATAGATGCCCAGAGATTGAACCAAACAATTGATGCAAAAGGTTCATTGACATTACCTGCGGGGATAGATGTCCATGTTCATTTCAGGGATCCTGGACTGACTGAAAAAGAAGACTGGTACACTGGTTCGTGTTCGGCAGCAGCAGGTGGAATCACAACGGTTATCGATCATCCAAACACTATTCCTCCGACCATCGACAGAAAATCTTTCAAGGAAAAACTGAAGATTGCAAATCGAAATTCTGTTGTGGATTTCGGGATTTATGGGGGAGTTACGGGCAACATTGAAAAACTTCCTGAGCTTTGGAAGCTTGGGGCAAGTGCCTTTGGGGAGATATTTATGGCCGAATCCACAGGTGCTTTGAATATAGATGAGAAATGTCTTGATGAAGCACTGGCTGTACTTAAGCAGCTTGATGCACTTGCGTGTATTCA
Encoded proteins:
- a CDS encoding PstS family phosphate ABC transporter substrate-binding protein, which produces MISGKLLKNITICSAVLLIIATVFIGIGCVDKEGTTDSEAIIIKGSDTVLPLSQAESEEFMYANPDTSITIIGGGSGVGIAALIDGEIEVAMASRNIKDSEMENAQANGIEPVEHVVAWDGIAVVVNPENPVTELTFDQLKSIYDGSISNWADVGGEDLIITVITRDSSSGTYGYFQEEVLLDEEYRQDALVQPATGAIVQEVAQNTGAIGYIGYAYLGENIAALALDGGEGFVEATPENIISGDYPLARPLYYYTNGDPAGLAKEFIDYVLSPTGQDIVSDVGYFPVN
- the pstC gene encoding phosphate ABC transporter permease subunit PstC encodes the protein MLNRYFKEKGIESLLFASGAVAVVALFLLCIFLFRDGLLLFKEYPISSFFTDTKWYPTSDPEHFGLLPLFLGSLIVTVGAILFSVPLGIATAIYISELANPKIAGVLKPVTEILAGIPSVVYGFFGLVILVPFVQKTLQIPTGQTALTGSIMLGIMALPTIISISEDAISSVPRAIKEGSLALGSTKWQTIYKVTVPAALSGISAAVMLGIGRAIGETMTVMMVTGNSAVIPGFPSGLFAPVRTMTATIALEMGEVPQGSDHFHALFAIGSVLFITTFIINIIANYIKRRYRFDL
- a CDS encoding DNA-directed DNA polymerase, translating into MNFQILDADYVGHESGPVIRLFGRAEDGKSVCCFVPGFEPYFYISAEGELDELSTMLKERFDVIRKVDIIPKFEPIGFQVSKKPMLRVTTMEPRNVPEIRDDVLTLPGVKEVYETDILFRNRFLIDRDLHGMGWVTADSVSESPFSRDKIYCDSVFTASSLEEIEKLSIAPLKYLSFDIECLPIGGSMPVPETSPVIMVSMSFSPAFEGNDTIVLVAKKVEGVSADVECFDSETLMLNRFFEIFQEYDADVVSGYNINGFDIPYIADRVTMLAGSGKNVRSSVGRDGRILSYRKIGNRTMVSIPGRVVVDTLPLIRSQYSLKRYTLRNVAKELLDKEKLDVAPSDMEEYWNDSGEKVLKFIDYSRRDSELAMELLLKLQLLDKHIAIAQVSGSLIQEVVDGGQTSMVDNLLLREYGKQGRVIPPKPNDDLVFLRNRSSEGLKGGAVLEPKRGLLENVVILDYKSLYPTIMMAHNLCYTTVVEQDRPDGGTVKPPSGGEFVSAEVSKGIMPSILERLLQQRVETKVKMKNASNDSEYRVLDATQLALKILLNSFYGYSGYTRARLYSLALANAVTSFGRNNILDTRALINGTISKVILRDGSAYFTEELSSISNDDNIVSLSVVYGDTDSVFVQCSSKTEVSLDDAGLVGSRIAATVSASLPDPMELEFESIAKRALFIAKKRYAIWVFERSGDEWKDGIKVKGMETVRRDWCGLTSKTLNKILGMVLKEGNIDGAVHHVRSVVDGVRNIDVKNDSDIIDDLTMTRMFSKKATSYKNKQPHLTVAEKIERRTGSPPPVGERIPFVIVAGKDMFVNRAEDPEYVRENNIPIDVDYYIKKQLLPPVERILGVFGVDIANLDYDSKQKGLFDFSDKPQDSPIKRINKKEVEVQSPQPSEEKKSQSSLFDF
- the pstB gene encoding phosphate ABC transporter ATP-binding protein PstB gives rise to the protein MPETYDNGTEIEVNDLNLWYGDNHALHDIAIDIPKNSVTALIGPSGCGKSTFLRCLNRMNDLIKGCRIEGKVHIDNQNIYSNEVDVVDLRKRVGMVFQKPNPFPMSIQDNISYGPRIHGVSKKNIGGIVEEALKSGALWEEVSDRLDKSALDLSGGQQQRLCIARTLAVKPEVILFDEPCSALDPISTGKIEELILELKKDYTIVIVTHNMQQAARISDYTGFFLTGDLVEFDKTEQIFESPQEKSTEDYITGRFG
- the phoU gene encoding phosphate signaling complex protein PhoU; translation: MTRTKYHEMLGILKNNVTQMGKLSQDAINNSMKALKELDMELAKSVIDGDQAIDDYEMKIEKCISHIIALQSPTAGDMRFVTACLKITIDLERMSDLAVNVAEVAERIEGEHIKPLINIPKMAETAENMLEQAMIAFASNDVELATSTAKRDDKIDRTFYATEKELIEMMIKDDTIITNASHLLFVLRYLERIGDHACNICESVVYSVSGKRVDLN
- the pstA gene encoding phosphate ABC transporter permease PstA, which encodes MFSNPKINEKIAFTLLKIATGMVVAFVLVILYYIISNGYSALSFEFITSMPKSRMTEGGIYPAIAGTMYLIVGSMAVALPLGMLAAIYLTEYAQPGKTTWAIEMAISNLAGTPSVVFGLFGLAMFVKYLGFGASILSASLTLALLILPVIIRASQEGLLTVPKEYREASLALGVTKWETIRRVVLPAAIPGMITGAILSIGRVAGETAPILLTGAAYFLPRLPDSIYSQFMALPYHLYVLATSGTSIAQTRPIQYGTALILLIIVLCVNVVAVSLRSHYRKKLQR